Genomic segment of Paenibacillus sp. FSL R5-0912:
TTCTCGCCATCCGGATCACCATGTTTATCGAATTCCTCGACCAGCCGGGTTGCCAGCGCATAGGCGTTAGCTCTCGATTCCGGCTTCAGTGCACTGATTCCGGTCTCCTTATCCACGGCTTTGGCCGTATATTCCTTTGTCAGGGTGATATACAGCGATTGAACGGAGGTCGAATAGGCAATTTCTTCTCCTCCGGCTGCGCGAATTGCACCACGGATGGACGCGAGCGGTACACTTTTGGTATCCCGGCTGGTCTCCACCTCAGTCAGCTTAGGTCCTTCCACAAACTGCACCACAGCCAGACGGATAATAATTACGCAAAAAATTACAAACGTGCTGAAGAAAAACACGTTGAGCCGCAGGCCAAGCGAACTCTTGCTGTCCTTCTCATCCGGGGGAGAGGCCTGCTTTCGGAAAACACTCACAGTTTTTCACTCCTCTACATCTCAAGTGGAAACGGCTTGGCCGTCCTTACTAAGGACAGCACCGTTTCAGCGGGAAAAATAATATAAATCTCTTAGTTGACAGTCGATTCTTGTTCCTGCGCTACTGGCGGAAGATTTTTTTTGGGAACTCCATCGAGCCCGTATTCTGAGTCATAGGCTTCAAATATTTTACGGGCCACCGGTGCAGCACTGTTCGATCCAAAGCCGCCTTCCGGAATAATCACCGCTACAGCAAGCTTGGGATGCTCACGCGGAGCATAAGCAATGAAGACTCCGTTGTCACGGACCGCACCGTACGCATCCATTTCAGAGGTCCCTGTCTTGCGGGCGAAGTCATACGGGAATCCGTCAAACACCTTAACTGTCGTGTTCATCCCCTGCTTGATCTCCTTCCAGTACGAAGGATCAAACGTAATTTTGTCCAGAACTTCCCGTCCGAATCCCTTAACCGTATGGCCCTCGGCATCTGTAATCCTGCTGACCAGCTGCGGCTTGATCCGTTCCCCTTCATTGGCAAGCGTTGCTGTATACTGGGCAAGCTGCAGTGCGGTATACTTGCCTTTTTGACCGAAGGAAGCAAAGACTAACGCCGCCTGGACAGAGCCCGCTTGCTCCGTATTGATATAATCGGCAACTCCGGCACTCTCACCCGGCAGTCCGCTTTGTGTCGACACCCCAAGTCCGAAGGCCTTCATATACTTGTCCCACACTGCGATTCCTTCACCCTGATACTTCTTATAGAGTGCATTGCCGACCCAGTCTACCATAAAAGCATTGGATGACTCCTGGATCGCCTTAGCGGGATCAAGCGGCCCCAGGACGTGGCCGGAGGAATTGCTTACGGAGGAACTGTCATCCTTGCCGAAATACGCGATTCCCTTGTCTATATAAGTGTCAGTCGTGTTGAATAAACCTTCATTGAGACCAACTAACACACTTAACGGTTTGATTGTGGAACCCAGGAAAATCAGTGACTTCAGGCCATTCCCTGAGACACCGGAGGTATTCTGGTTAATCGTGCCGTTCTGGTTATTATTCTTAATCTTCTCATACACTTCCGGCAGCAGCTTCTCGGCGTTCCAGACATTTGTATCATAGTCCGGCATACTGGCCATTGCGACTACATTGCCTGTATCGACTTCCATCGCAACCGCATACCCGGTCAGGGCATCCGGATGATATTTGCCTTGGACCGGATTGGTATGCAGCCAGCTGATCTGATCCATAATCGCCTGCTCTGTCTTCATTTGCACGCTTTTATTGATCGTCGTCCAGATATCGTTGCCCTTGACAGGCGGAACCGATGCAATGACTTCCTCAGCCATGTTCTGCGGATTAACGGAGAGGGTCTGATAACCATTCTTTCCCCTAAGTTCTCGCTGATATTGCTGCTCGAGACCATAGATACCGACAAATTCATCTTCCCTGTAAGCCAGGCCGGGATCAGCGCCCGTTTGTTTCATGGCATTACGAATATTCTTGTATATATCATAGTCCTCTGTCGAACGGAACAGCTTCATATAGCCTACCGTCTGAACTGCCACTGTATCCTTGTCATAATGGCGGACGCTTTCTTCCACAACAGCTAATCCAGGATAGCGTTCCTTGTTCTCCATGAGATGAGCGACTTCCTTCACCGTCAGGCCCGTCTTGATTTTGCGCGGGACATAGCCGAGTGATTTCTTATAATCAAGATCCAGCAGAGCAAGGATATCCTCCTGCGAGAGCTTTTTGGCGGAAGGATCACCATATTCATTAAAAACTGACGTGAGCCGCGCCACCAGTGAATTCGTACTTGCCTTGGCTTCAGCAGTGAAGTCATATACTCCGGTGTCCTTGTTCTTGGCTTTGGCTGTATATTCCTTGGTTAAAGTGATATATAACGACTGTATGGATGTGGAATAGGCAAGTTTCTCGCCGCCGGCAGCATGAATAATTCCCCGGATCGCCGCAAGCGGCACATCCTTGGTCTCCCGGCTGGCCTCGACCTCAGTAAGCTCAGGACTCTCCACAAACTGCAGCCCTGCAAGGCGGATAATAATGATGCAAAAAATAAAAAAAGTGCCGAAGAAAAACAGATTTATGCGTAAACTCAGGTAGTTTCGGGCAGAACCTCCATCCGGGCGGGAGCCCGGCTTACCGAACCATCTCACAGCATGTCCTCTCCTTGTATGTTATGCAAAACCGTATATCCGGTAGTCCAAAGGCAGAGCTCTTCTTACACGCTGTTATTGTACCATAGATGGAGGAGCTCCCGCTTCTTGTCAGAGGATGTTTTCCTTGATATGCGTTGAATCGAAATCCTTGGTATTGAACCAGTTCCCGCTGCTGGCCCAGGTAGAATCCAGCGGAATCCAGGCTTCCCTGCTGCTGATATAGACCTCATTCCAGGCATGGGGACCATA
This window contains:
- a CDS encoding peptidoglycan D,D-transpeptidase FtsI family protein; amino-acid sequence: MRWFGKPGSRPDGGSARNYLSLRINLFFFGTFFIFCIIIIRLAGLQFVESPELTEVEASRETKDVPLAAIRGIIHAAGGEKLAYSTSIQSLYITLTKEYTAKAKNKDTGVYDFTAEAKASTNSLVARLTSVFNEYGDPSAKKLSQEDILALLDLDYKKSLGYVPRKIKTGLTVKEVAHLMENKERYPGLAVVEESVRHYDKDTVAVQTVGYMKLFRSTEDYDIYKNIRNAMKQTGADPGLAYREDEFVGIYGLEQQYQRELRGKNGYQTLSVNPQNMAEEVIASVPPVKGNDIWTTINKSVQMKTEQAIMDQISWLHTNPVQGKYHPDALTGYAVAMEVDTGNVVAMASMPDYDTNVWNAEKLLPEVYEKIKNNNQNGTINQNTSGVSGNGLKSLIFLGSTIKPLSVLVGLNEGLFNTTDTYIDKGIAYFGKDDSSSVSNSSGHVLGPLDPAKAIQESSNAFMVDWVGNALYKKYQGEGIAVWDKYMKAFGLGVSTQSGLPGESAGVADYINTEQAGSVQAALVFASFGQKGKYTALQLAQYTATLANEGERIKPQLVSRITDAEGHTVKGFGREVLDKITFDPSYWKEIKQGMNTTVKVFDGFPYDFARKTGTSEMDAYGAVRDNGVFIAYAPREHPKLAVAVIIPEGGFGSNSAAPVARKIFEAYDSEYGLDGVPKKNLPPVAQEQESTVN